Proteins encoded in a region of the Candidatus Moanabacter tarae genome:
- the gmd_2 gene encoding GDP-mannose 4,6-dehydratase — MAKKALITGISGQDGSYLCDLLLGKEYEVHGVTRDPSKLSSGNLAHLMGIDGIVGHRLFIHTMEGFDGVQMGSIINKVKPDEIYHLAGQSSPRLSFDLPEETLHSNATYTLQLLEINRFLDQPARLFFASSCEVFGKTDEAVQDETTPVRMATPYGAAKAYSQQLVSIYRENYGISCGSGILFNHESPRRSPEFVSKKIARGVAAIKTGILDRLQLGNLDAKRDWGWAPDFVYGIWQMLQEDEIEDYVFATGESHSVQELVDACFRVVDLNWEAHVDFDASLARRVELHPQKGNPSKARDRLGWEQKVGFVEMAERLVEAELKVMRGSPGKSAT; from the coding sequence ATGGCCAAAAAAGCGCTCATAACAGGTATATCGGGACAAGATGGTTCATATCTTTGTGACCTCCTCTTGGGAAAAGAATATGAGGTTCATGGGGTCACTCGTGATCCTTCGAAATTGTCTTCCGGGAATCTGGCTCACTTGATGGGAATTGATGGAATTGTGGGGCACCGTCTCTTCATTCACACAATGGAGGGCTTCGACGGTGTTCAGATGGGCTCAATTATCAACAAAGTTAAGCCAGATGAAATCTATCATCTGGCTGGCCAAAGCAGCCCAAGACTGAGTTTTGATCTTCCGGAAGAGACCTTACATAGCAACGCTACCTATACCTTGCAGTTGCTTGAGATAAATCGCTTCCTGGATCAACCTGCGCGGCTATTTTTTGCTTCTAGTTGTGAGGTTTTCGGGAAGACGGACGAAGCAGTTCAGGATGAAACTACTCCCGTTCGGATGGCAACTCCCTATGGAGCGGCTAAAGCCTATTCCCAGCAATTGGTTTCTATCTATCGGGAGAACTACGGCATTTCCTGTGGATCAGGTATCCTTTTTAATCACGAGTCCCCGAGAAGGAGTCCTGAGTTTGTTTCCAAGAAAATTGCACGTGGAGTTGCTGCGATAAAGACGGGAATCCTGGATCGATTGCAGCTGGGAAATCTCGATGCAAAAAGAGACTGGGGCTGGGCTCCAGATTTTGTTTATGGAATTTGGCAGATGTTGCAAGAGGATGAAATCGAAGATTACGTGTTTGCAACTGGTGAATCACATTCTGTTCAGGAACTTGTCGATGCTTGCTTTAGAGTAGTTGATCTCAACTGGGAAGCACACGTTGATTTCGATGCAAGTCTGGCTCGTCGGGTTGAACTTCATCCTCAGAAGGGAAATCCTAGTAAGGCTCGCGATAGGCTTGGGTGGGAACAGAAGGTGGGATTTGTGGAGATGGCTGAAAGGTTAGTGGAGGCTGAGCTAAAGGTTATGAGAGGTTCGCCTGGGAAATCGGCCACTTAG
- the hisI gene encoding Phosphoribosyl-AMP cyclohydrolase: MMSRELEEGKSLAIDFGKLESVVANGQALLPTVVQEVESGAVLLVGYVNKVALEATFKTKKATFWSSSRNELWVKGKSSGNFLIVDEIRINCEQNSLLYRVRMVGEGACHTQDADGRYRFGCFYRKINQNQLLAHLDSSHETG, from the coding sequence ATGATGTCTAGAGAACTGGAAGAAGGAAAAAGTTTGGCAATCGATTTCGGAAAGCTGGAGAGCGTTGTGGCGAATGGACAAGCGCTTTTGCCGACGGTTGTCCAAGAAGTAGAAAGTGGTGCGGTACTGCTTGTTGGATACGTCAATAAAGTTGCTTTGGAGGCAACTTTTAAAACAAAAAAGGCGACTTTCTGGAGCAGTTCTAGGAACGAACTCTGGGTTAAAGGGAAAAGCAGTGGGAACTTTCTTATTGTTGATGAAATCAGGATAAATTGTGAACAGAATTCACTGCTCTACAGAGTTCGTATGGTTGGCGAAGGTGCCTGTCATACGCAGGATGCAGATGGTAGATATCGATTTGGATGCTTCTATCGCAAAATTAACCAGAATCAACTTCTTGCTCACCTTGATAGTTCTCATGAGACGGGGTGA